One window of the Pyxicephalus adspersus chromosome 5, UCB_Pads_2.0, whole genome shotgun sequence genome contains the following:
- the MCUR1 gene encoding mitochondrial calcium uniporter regulator 1 isoform X2, translated as MKPLLRVLACRERTVSPYRGRVCCAGLQSAFLRGDAHKRTIYSSVGKKFYFDTHAIVQVLEEKGFTSQQSEIVVSALVKIMNTNMDLIYQDMVSKVQQEITLQQVMSHIASVKKDMIILEKSEFSALRTQNEKVKIELQQLKKQLLDEILKVRANNKLDFNLEKSRVKEMYADNERKLLELRTEIVEMHVTQDKGLTQTKRKIDTEVAGLKTMLETHKLDTIKYLAGSVFTCLTIVLGFYRLWI; from the exons ATGAAGCCGCTGTTGCGTGTCCTTGCCTGCAGGGAGCGCACTGTATCCCCGTACAGAGGCAGGGTGTGCTGTGCAGGGCTGCAAAGTGCCTTCCTCAGAG GGGATGCACATAAAAGGACGATATATTCATCTGTGGGCAAAAAGTTCTACTTTGACACTCATGCTATTGTGCAGGTTCTAGAAGAAAAAG gATTCACCAGTCAGCAGTCGGAGATAGTTGTGTCAGCACTAGTGAAAATCATGAATACTAACATGGATCTCATATACCAGGACATGGTTTCCAAAGTGCAACAG GAGATCACTCTACAGCAGGTCATGTCACACATAGCTTCTGTAAAAAAGGATATGATCATCCTGGAGAAAAGTGAATTCTCTGCTCTCAGAACACAGAATGAG aaagtaaaaattgaGCTCCAACAGCTGAAGAAACAGTTATTA gatgAAATTCTTAAAGTCAGAGCAAACAACAAATTAGACTTTAACTTGGAGAAAAGCAGAGTAAAGGAGATG TATGCCGATAATGAGAGGAAACTTTTGGAACTTCGAACAGAGATTGTGGAAATG CATGTCACACAAGATAAAGGGCTGACACAAACCAAAAGGAAGATTGACACAGAAGTAGCAGGCCTGAAAACTATGTTGGAAACCCATAAACTTGATACAATTAAATATCTTGCTG GTTCTGTATTCACATGCCTTACAATAGTCCTTGGATTTTACCGTTTGTGGATTTAG
- the MCUR1 gene encoding mitochondrial calcium uniporter regulator 1 isoform X1, with translation MKPLLRVLACRERTVSPYRGRVCCAGLQSAFLRDYRTSISSTGDAHKRTIYSSVGKKFYFDTHAIVQVLEEKGFTSQQSEIVVSALVKIMNTNMDLIYQDMVSKVQQEITLQQVMSHIASVKKDMIILEKSEFSALRTQNEKVKIELQQLKKQLLDEILKVRANNKLDFNLEKSRVKEMYADNERKLLELRTEIVEMHVTQDKGLTQTKRKIDTEVAGLKTMLETHKLDTIKYLAGSVFTCLTIVLGFYRLWI, from the exons ATGAAGCCGCTGTTGCGTGTCCTTGCCTGCAGGGAGCGCACTGTATCCCCGTACAGAGGCAGGGTGTGCTGTGCAGGGCTGCAAAGTGCCTTCCTCAGAG ATTACAGAACATCTATTTCATCAACAGGGGATGCACATAAAAGGACGATATATTCATCTGTGGGCAAAAAGTTCTACTTTGACACTCATGCTATTGTGCAGGTTCTAGAAGAAAAAG gATTCACCAGTCAGCAGTCGGAGATAGTTGTGTCAGCACTAGTGAAAATCATGAATACTAACATGGATCTCATATACCAGGACATGGTTTCCAAAGTGCAACAG GAGATCACTCTACAGCAGGTCATGTCACACATAGCTTCTGTAAAAAAGGATATGATCATCCTGGAGAAAAGTGAATTCTCTGCTCTCAGAACACAGAATGAG aaagtaaaaattgaGCTCCAACAGCTGAAGAAACAGTTATTA gatgAAATTCTTAAAGTCAGAGCAAACAACAAATTAGACTTTAACTTGGAGAAAAGCAGAGTAAAGGAGATG TATGCCGATAATGAGAGGAAACTTTTGGAACTTCGAACAGAGATTGTGGAAATG CATGTCACACAAGATAAAGGGCTGACACAAACCAAAAGGAAGATTGACACAGAAGTAGCAGGCCTGAAAACTATGTTGGAAACCCATAAACTTGATACAATTAAATATCTTGCTG GTTCTGTATTCACATGCCTTACAATAGTCCTTGGATTTTACCGTTTGTGGATTTAG